The DNA segment acatctgaattggcagcaatatttcatctatcttactgtctataatgatataaaaccacttatcaattaaaagcaactaattagggcccgagcaccgaacggtgggaggccctattgatcgctctctccactaaccgcaacaggcttcaaaatgcctgtgctcgggcccgttagtgctacaacgtagccctagtttgtattgtgttgtacaGTTTGGGCTCTGAATGATCTCCAAACCTTTCACCAGTAGATGGAGACATTTGCTCAGTAATGGAAGAGGCCAGGGACACAACATggctgggagagagggagaggaaaaccACTTTTTAAAGAGGAATATTGTCATCttataaaaaacatattcaagCAGTAAGTTAACCTTACTTCATATGAGGTTTTATAAGAGGATGGTTTCTGgtaaattaaagacaaaaaaaacactcgtTGAAGTTTTCAGAGCTCTGGTGGAATAACTTGAGCTCAGAAAGAAAACttgattttaaaagtttgtgGAAACGGGGCCTTGTTCCATCATACGACTGGGAATTAACTGGAAAATGAGCTGCACCTTGAGGCAACATGCACACTCCTCCCAAGCTTTGAAAGACATAAGTTGGGACTCATTTTGCACGTCTCTAATATCACCACGAAGGCGTGATGTCATTATTCATGAGGATTAAAATAATATTGCAGTTTGTGACAGTTTAATGGCGACAACAAAAGAGTGGATTTGAGTCTGCCTGAAGCTTCAGACTGGTTTCGAGGCGGCctcttgtttttcatcatgagGGTAATCTCACTTCATCATCCTTTTATCACATGACATTTGCTAAAAGCCGTGGCTTACTGTACATTCCTCCACTGTGACCTGTCAGCTGATTAAGTGTTGCATTTCATCTACTTGACTTCCAggattgtttttctgtgaataCTGTACTTCTGCTTTTTCCAAAAAACAGTGAGCTGATCCCGGTCACCTAAAAGTAGCATATTAATAAGTTTGAACATGTCCAAACTGTGTGTTAAACAAGAAGAGGCCTGCAGAGTTTGgttttgatgtttattttacaactCATCAGCAATAATTTAGAACAGCATATGTGTAAAGCATTAACGAAATGTGCAACAGTTGCTCAgttatatatctttttttttttttttaaatccatagACTTCTACAACATTGACATAGACATGTATACTTTATGGTatattcacagaaaaaaaactatttacagacGCACATGCCACTTCATAGAACAGTTGATAACAGATTTGAGGCAAAAACAGCtgaagaaaaactacaaaagcaACGTCATGTATGCAAAATAGCATGAAAATCATCTGTTCATTCTGTCACGTGtggaaaaaaaagctgaatgaCACAACAACTGCAGGAATTAATCTCTTAGAAAATAGACTGAGATAAAGTTAAAGTTCCtaaaacagcaagaatcataGCTGAGGGTCACAGGACCACAGCTTCTCTCCTGTCTTagtcaaatatttgaaaagagAGGTTTTACAGAGTGGTAGCATACAACACAGAGTATGGAGACGCCTGGCGTGTGATGGGGTTTTCACATCGGATCATCATTTGagtcatgttttattaaaaaaaatctctttacTCCAAGAAATCATCACAAAGCATCTGGTCACTCTGTTCCCTCTTTTCAAATCGAAATTatgattctgtttttattatttttttatttcaagacaACTCAATACCATGAAAATGTTCAAAGAGAAATACAGTGATTGACTTTGAAAAGGATGAGCTGGCTGTTGGGGGAGGGTCAAAGCGGGGGAAAAAAGTGCACTTTACATCTCAAAGAGTAAAGATCATCTTACATTCAATATCAAAGATGCCTAAGGTACTACATCCTACAATGTTTGCTGGAGGTCACAGGTCACTGCACCTCTGTGCAGAAATGCCTCAGTCAGGGGATTTACAACATGTTGCTCTTTtatgattgttttgtttctttaaagtaGAGATAACCACAATATCCAGCACCTCTCCATTAATCTCATTATTATCAATATGCAATCATTAAAGtatagcagtgtgtgtgtgttccactaAGACTATCCCCGTGCAAACTTTGGGATGAGGTCCTGTCAGCTTCCCGGAGCACTTCTTTATTTCATAGGCCCGTTTAGTGCACATTTACACGTGAATGAATCACACCGTATTCCAGGTAATAATATTTACAGTCAGAGTCAGCCAGGCTCTTAATAACCTTGGCAGAGGTCAGTTGTAACTTCATACATCCAAAAAAAGACTCGCTGATTGGGAGACTGCGCTGCGAACTGTCCAAGTATTCAAAGTTTTGGCACCAATGCTGccatttcaaaatattttttatgaaagAGGATAAAAAACTAACTCCAGCACAACACAGTCGTGTACTAGTGTCAATCATTGTCGATAATCATTCTAACATGAGTGCAAAAGGCACGCGCCGTCACAACTGTCCCCTTCTCCAAGATCTTGGACACGAGGAACTCTTCAGTGAGACCTCGTTTTTTAAAAGTAGCcaaattctttctttttttaaggaaTACATACATTTCTCAGCAGGACGCAACGAGGTAACACGGACAGATTAGCTCATCGGACACGCGGGGAACTGATCATGAGTGCTGCTCTTGTTCTCCTGGAACGCATCACCTGCGTCATCCTCCCCGTCGTCACTGGCGAGACTCTCCTCACGCTCGTCAGGTGAGCTCGCCTCCGTCTCGTGTGACTCCTCTCTGTCCGGGGAGAGGCAGTCCTTGGACTGATCAGAGCCGCCAAAGTGCGCAGACAAGCCGGGAAACGCGGCtgcagcagccgccgccgcagcGGCTGACGCGTGTGCGGGGTAAAGCCAAGGGAATGGGGACGCAAGAGCAGCCGCCGCTGGGTACATGTACTTTTCAATGTTGCTTTTGTCGAACAAAGGCATGTAGGACGCCGCGGCCGAGGGGTTGATGAAGTAAAAAGGCATACAGATTGGTGTCTGCTGTCCCACACTGCTTATTCCCATCAGAGAGTTCATTAGCGCCAGGTCAGGCCTGGAGGCGTCTGCGCCCCCTAACCCGTTCCCAGACCAGCTCATCTTTGGCTTCTTGGCAGCGCGCTCGTCTCCAAACTCTTGCTTGATCTTCACCGCCTTCGGTCCCTGCCCCTTGTTGCGCGCACAGTCTTTATCTTTGCCATCGCTCTTCTCAGCCTCGCCCCCGTATCCACTATCCGTGTCTGTGTCATTCTCGTTAAGCTCCCCGCCTTGGGTCCTCTGGATGACCGGGACGCAGTTGGCCTGGCTGTCGGCTTTCTGCCCCTCCTGTGCGTCCCCGGCTGGTAGCTGGTGCTGGAGCAGTGGCGCGCCGGGCTGGACCTGCGCCAGCACCTTGTGAAGGTGGCTGATGAGCTGCGCGCACCTCTGCTCCCGCGCAGTCCAGTTCTCAAACTGACTCAGGTACTGCAGGACCTCCTTGGCACAGGCCTGGAACCCGGAGTGGAACGCGTCCAGGTCCGCGTGAATGGAAGATTTCATCGACCGGTCCCCTGCGAGACACGCAGTTCAGAGATTAACAGAGCATTATTCTGTAAAGTGGAGCTCATCAAAAGTCAATGACGAGACGAGGCGGACGTGTATCAACAGCACGTCTGCCTGTCTGCATACTAACAAAGTAAACACGTCCTCGATCGCCTGCGTAAATCTAAGGAGTTTTATCCCCAAAAAATggacatttgcataatgcatttACATTCCCTGTGATTCCAAACACTTTACATTGCTTAATAAATTGAAATGTAATCTCACAACTTTATTCATGCGACCCAGGAAACCCACGCAACCGGTTCTCTTACATAACAATTGTCAATAAATGTTCCTCTTACCATTCTGCAAGGCGATGATCTTCTGGTGCTGCTGCTCGGTCACAGCAGTCAGTGCGTTTAGGTGTTTGAGTGTTAACTCCAGGACAACTGCTTTCTCCAGATGCCCGAGCGTCTGTGGAGGGAAACAAAACATGCAGCTGTCTGTTTACGACGATTTCTTGTCATAATAGAACAGGATCTAGACAAGGTCGTATAAAAAAAGTTTGGTGAGCTCACCGACAGCTTCAGATGCTCGGGTAACAAATCCTTCAGCTGCCCGATACATTCGTTgattctgtctctcctcttcttctctatCAACCGGTGTGGTAACTTGTACGCGTCCtgctgggggagggggggacacAACCGGTTACTGTTTTAAAGCAGAAATATTAAAGCCAAAAGTTATTGTATGCGACACGCGGATTGTGCGTAAAAGTGGATTTGCGGATTCTCaccttccctccatcctctcgTTTTATTCCTCTTTTGGATTTGCACATGTAGATCGAGGGGTAATCCACCCTGAATAAAGAGCAAAGTGTCCCGTTATTCTCCACACCGCCATCACAGTTTATCAGAGGTAATTTGACAAGAGTTTTTGCCCCCAAAAAAGTGACACTCACCCCAAGAATTCTGCGTGCTCCATGAACTGTCTGTCCTGTAAATGCGGTATTCTTTCATCCATcgcttctctgctgctgctgctgctaatgctgctgctgctgctgctgctgctgtttatccTTCCTCgagcttcttcttcctcttctgcgGGGGAATGGTTTTGTCCACACACGGGCGGCTGAGGGGGCGACAGATGCACAGTGCGTGTCCTCCGGTGGAGCTGCTCCTCAGACTGATGTCTATAGTTCCCTGAGCTGCCACTTTGCAAAGCCGTCGGTGCTTGTGGTTAGAGCGCACGCGCGCCTCCGGTGGGGAACAGCTTCCGACTCACGTGTAGCCTGCACCAGCACAAAGTCCGGTAATTAgagcttctctctgtgtgtgttgcagccgCTGTTCCTATAGCGATGTCGTCCGAGCCACGCTGACCCGCTGGATGAAACGTGATTCGTGCGCGGAATGTGGCAAAGGGGCGCGCACGGGCGTGAAGAGGAGCCGAGCACAATGACCAGGCTCACGGCCGTTTTAATATTGATCAGTGTTAGTCTCCCAAACTTTGCAGGAGTGGCACGTGGTGTGGTGTGAGGGCTGATAACCGACTGGGAGGAATTACCCGGAGTGGAGTCCACGGGTTAAATGTCCACATCTCTTAAACGGTGCACTCTCCCCTGCCATTTTAACATCAGATCTATTTTTGTTTGGCAGCAAATAAAACTTTCAACATCCTAATCTTTCCAAACCATCAAAAACAATCCCCGTTCTAACGCCTTTGGTGAAAACACGGGGATTAATGTGAGGTAAACACTGCGCGTAAACACGGCGCGACCTCTTCcaaggtgtgtgcgtgtgcgcgcccctgtgagtgtgtgtgtgtgcgtgtctgtgtgttgttgcccGGAGCAGGGAAGGTTTACCCACTCAGAGCTGCGTTGTCAGTAACCATGGCTCCGGCCCAGCTGTGTGCGCCAACACGTGCATCTCGCCTCTTTATTAATCTCAGCATGTGCGCTGCTCTCCCACCTTcatctcactgtctctgtctaACTATGGGAAATGATGATggtcataataataatggtgaTTATAATAATTTCTAATGGAAGGTTTAAATGACTCTGGCAGATTTTTCAGATCTACTAAAATAATTTGAGCAGATTCACCCCCAAAATAACCCAGAGTCTCTCGTTTCGTGATGTTTTTACTGTTCTCACTAATGACAAAAGTCAGCAGGGTCTGGATCTCTCCACCAAACTATGTATTTACACATTACCAGTGATTTATAAACCTCTCCGGGAAGTTAATCTGACATTAAGTGACACCTGTTACCCTCCTCTGAACATTAAAGTGTTCAAAAACATCCAAATCTGAGCCCCTGTAATGCCCTCACATGCCTTATGATCACATTACTTCTCCCTGTGAGTCATGTGACTCTTTTCGGGCTGGCAGCGTATGGCTCTCTTGTGTAACAGTGCTGACAAAGAGTGATCCAATCACTCCTGATCTCAAATGAAGTGTGACCTCCTCTGCACTGGCTTTTCATTAACTCGTACCTGCTGATGTAGCCCTGCACTTTCCCTTTCTTGTCTTTAATGTAACTACAAGTGAAACCCTCTCGCTGCCGTACGTTGGAGTACCCCTTTGTGTCTTCCTCTCCCCCCACgcctccttcccctctcttgCTTTCCTCCACAGTATGCCGCCTGCTCTATATGTGGCACTAGGGCGGCTCTAGGAATCCAGTCCAAATGTTTTCCATATTAGTTCAGAGCCTTCTCTGTTTCCAAATAGCAACCGGGCTGCGGGCTTATGGTGAGAGGAGGCCTCAGCAGGGAGGGGACGGGGCAGGAGGCAGACgggaggcagacaggcaggctcATCCACCCTAAACACTGCAATAGTTAAAGttgagagggacagaggggggAAAGGAGTGAGAAGACAGGAGGGGAAATGGGGCAGAAAGGTtccacagagaagaaggaggccaagaagaggagagatggaagTCCAGAGCCAGGACAAAGCAAAAAGTGCAGAGGCTGCTGCTTCCCGCTGCTCGTCGccctgctccagctgctgctggggGTGGCTGTAGCAGCCGTGGCCTTCCTCATGTTGGCCATCAGCCCCTCGCTCCTGACCAGGGAGACGCCACACTGGGCTGGGATCATCGTAAGCTCCGTCCTCACGCTCTAACATCAGCCTCTGCATGCACACGTTTGCATGGATACTTCTCTCCACACTGCATGTCAACACTGGCCCAGACCCTCCTCTCACAGTCACTGCTGTTGTCATGTTCTGATAAATATTATCTGTCCTATTCATCTGACTGCCCACACCTGGATCTCCAATCTGTCTCTGAGGTTCTGCCTGAGCCTCCTGTTGCTTCTGCTGCATGTCCAGTGAATCCTCAACATCTGGGCGGATGAAACAAGCCAGCCAATCCCAGAATGCCTTGTTCTAGCTTGACCTTTGATCAGCTAGTATCTAAACACCTTGTTGTTACTTGcaaatgtgctgctgtgctTACTCACATGTCGTCATCACTGTCggtacacacacataaatcaacTAAACGTTTTATCTACTTTATTATAAGGTTTGAGTTTGACGATGTAAACTCTAATTCCCTTTATCTGTAACTTCAACACTGATATTTTTGATTGAAAAATGTTGCCATTTTTTCTTAAAAGTcttaaaacttgaaaaaaatGATACATGTGAAATCATGTTTGGAGTTTTTGTTTAGGTTGATGCACTGAATGATGCTGAAATCAGTTTCACTGTTAAATCACAGTAGTTGAATGTAACAGCTGAAGAGTGTTCGTGCTGGAAGCGGCTGAACTGTAAACGATAAACTAAGTCGAAATATCCGTCAATGTCAGAGCCACAAAAGCTGTTAGTTGATGTGTAAGTGAGTGAAAGCAGCTGAAGCGTTACTGGGGGAGGTTAAGTTTCATTCGTTttgaaatttaatttgaaaaaccACAGAAAGTTGACGTGCGCTGACAGATGGCATGTATTACATTAAAAGCAAATGAAGTTTAATTTGAAGTCTTTAAATTTCAGTTTCAGTCGAAGCTGAAGAGGCAAATGCTTCCTTTGACAACAAGTGAACAATGATTAACTGTCTCTGACAAACAACAAGTGACGTTCAATCTTATTTTGAATCATGAAACAAGTAAAGCAACATAATTCAGAATTAGATTTAAGATCACATTTcagagttaaaaaaagaagaagacaaaaaacGTGGTGTTCCTGTGTGGCTCCTCGCCCATCACAGATGCAATTTCCTCTCGAAAAACATCCCTGGACACTAACATCCCGAGTCAGATGCTCACGAGATCCAGCCCAGTGAAAAACACTGAGGTCATCAGGAACTTTCCAGAGAACCCTGAATACTGAAAAACCTggggaaaacatttaaataagatGCTGAACGTTAGTCACAAGACTCCAATTGCACTGAAGAcacagagtgtgagtgtgtctgagagagagagagagagagagagagagagagagagagagagagagagagagagagagagagcaatgtAATCAGATGACAGCTTACTGCTGAATCATGCAATATTAAGAGGAAAACGTGGCCACGAGAGGTTTTCTACAACAAAAATCCTGTATCTATAGCAAGAATGCAAACCTGTATATCACATCTACAGCAACAAGGtgcagaatatataaataatatcatCCATCAGAGCTCAGAGTCAGAAATGAATGAGTGGATCACATTCCTTGGGATAGTGAGAGGCCACAAAATGACTTAGAACTGTTCCACTAAGAGTGAATCTAATCAAACTGTGCTGAaggtttgctgctgttgttgttgcagttgtttTTCGTTTC comes from the Hippoglossus stenolepis isolate QCI-W04-F060 chromosome 5, HSTE1.2, whole genome shotgun sequence genome and includes:
- the bhlhe41 gene encoding class E basic helix-loop-helix protein 41 isoform X2 is translated as MDERIPHLQDRQFMEHAEFLGVDYPSIYMCKSKRGIKREDGGKDAYKLPHRLIEKKRRDRINECIGQLKDLLPEHLKLSTLGHLEKAVVLELTLKHLNALTAVTEQQHQKIIALQNGDRSMKSSIHADLDAFHSGFQACAKEVLQYLSQFENWTAREQRCAQLISHLHKVLAQVQPGAPLLQHQLPAGDAQEGQKADSQANCVPVIQRTQGGELNENDTDTDSGYGGEAEKSDGKDKDCARNKGQGPKAVKIKQEFGDERAAKKPKMSWSGNGLGGADASRPDLALMNSLMGISSVGQQTPICMPFYFINPSAAASYMPLFDKSNIEKYMYPAAAALASPFPWLYPAHASAAAAAAAAAAFPGLSAHFGGSDQSKDCLSPDREESHETEASSPDEREESLASDDGEDDAGDAFQENKSSTHDQFPACPMS
- the bhlhe41 gene encoding class E basic helix-loop-helix protein 41 isoform X1; the encoded protein is MDERIPHLQDRQFMEHAEFLGVDYPSIYMCKSKRGIKREDGGKQDAYKLPHRLIEKKRRDRINECIGQLKDLLPEHLKLSTLGHLEKAVVLELTLKHLNALTAVTEQQHQKIIALQNGDRSMKSSIHADLDAFHSGFQACAKEVLQYLSQFENWTAREQRCAQLISHLHKVLAQVQPGAPLLQHQLPAGDAQEGQKADSQANCVPVIQRTQGGELNENDTDTDSGYGGEAEKSDGKDKDCARNKGQGPKAVKIKQEFGDERAAKKPKMSWSGNGLGGADASRPDLALMNSLMGISSVGQQTPICMPFYFINPSAAASYMPLFDKSNIEKYMYPAAAALASPFPWLYPAHASAAAAAAAAAAFPGLSAHFGGSDQSKDCLSPDREESHETEASSPDEREESLASDDGEDDAGDAFQENKSSTHDQFPACPMS